Proteins co-encoded in one Rutidosis leptorrhynchoides isolate AG116_Rl617_1_P2 unplaced genomic scaffold, CSIRO_AGI_Rlap_v1 contig124, whole genome shotgun sequence genomic window:
- the LOC139881197 gene encoding nudix hydrolase 26, chloroplastic-like: MALARSLHFYSSLHLHRSSSAIVLPKQPPKFSKFTNFPPVHHHSLLLLSCVSSSLSMESSPEGYRRNVGICLLNPSKKIFAASRLDIPDSWQMPQGGIDADEDPKSAALRELKEETGVSSAEVIAEVPHWLTYDFPPDVREKLKRQWGSDWKGQAQKWYLLKFNGTEEEINLLGDGTEKPEFGAWSWMSPEQLLENVVDFKKPVYKEVMEVFSPHLH; encoded by the exons ATGGCTTTAGCCCGATCACTCCATTTTTATTCTTCACTTCATCTTCATCGTTCCTCATCAGCTATAGTCCTCCCAAAACAGCCTCCAAAATTCTCTAAATTTACGAATTTTCCACCAGTCCATCATCATAGTTTGCTGCTGTTATCTTGCGTTTCCTCGTCGTTATCCATGGAGTCTTCACCTGAAGGGTATCGGAGAAATGTTGGTATATGTCTCTTAAATCCGTCAAAAA AGATTTTTGCAGCTTCAAGACTAGATATACCCGATTCATGGCAAATGCCTCAG GGTGGAATCGACGCCGATGAAGATCCTAAATCTGCTGCTTTAAGGGAACTGAAAGAGGAAACAGGAGTTAGCTCTGCTGAGGTTATTGCAGAG GTGCCTCATTGGTTGACATATGATTTCCCGCCAGACGTAAGGGAAAAACTTAAACGACAGTGGGGATCTGACTGGAAAGGACAAGCTCAGAAGTG GTATCTCCTTAAATTCAATGGGACTGAGGAAGAAATCAATCTTTTAGGTGATGGCACCGAAAAGCCTGAATTTGGCGCTTGGTCATGGATGTCTCCAGAGCAATTACTTGAGAAT GTTGTGGATTTCAAGAAACCTGTCTACAAGGAAGTTATGGAAGTGTTTTCCCCTCATCTCCACTGA
- the LOC139881191 gene encoding uncharacterized protein, translating into MEANNTINPIQPNQRQKPIRFYTLSFLILIISLLITLSNTNYFKIQRLKSSFTSSNPTTVTLLQSIFNFLHQKTLAHPISKHPHCVLWMAPFFSGGGYSSESWSYILAINEFIKQNPRFGLTIEHHGDLESIDFWDGLPQNDKDIAFELYNTPCQVNKTVVVCHSEPGAWYPPLFQTLPCPPVGYKQFLSVIGRTMFETDRVNAGHVKRCNKMDHVWVPTDFHVSTFVKSGVDPSKVVKIVQPIDVEFFNPIKYHPLALKSVGNLVLGSKKVDSDKPFVFLSVFKWEYRKGWDVLLRAYLKEFSKADDVALYLLTNPYHSDRNFGNKIVDFVEDSDLEKPRKGWAPIYVIDTHIAQIDLPRLYKAADAFVLPSRGEGWGRPLVEAMAMALPVITTNWSGPTEYLTEENSYPLFVDTMSEVKEGPFEGHLWAEPSSEKLQVLMRDVMSNVQKAKAKGKKAREDMIRKFSPEIVAKIVTDNIHNIIDSATR; encoded by the coding sequence ATGGAGGCCAACAATACAATTAACCCAATACAACCAAATCAAAGGCAAAAACCCATTCGTTTCTACACATTATCATTCCTAATTCTCATAATTTCACTCTTAATCACACTATCCAACACTAATTACTTCAAGATCCAACGCCTTAAATCCTCCTTCACGTCATCAAATCCCACCACTGTCACTCTCTTACAATCAATTTTCAATTTCCTTCATCAGAAAACCCTAGCTCATCCAATTTCAAAGCACCCTCATTGTGTTCTATGGATGGCTCCTTTCTTCTCAGGTGGCGGTTACAGCTCCGAATCCTGGTCGTACATTCTAGCCATCAATGAATTCATTAAACAAAATCCCAGGTTTGGATTAACAATTGAGCATCATGGTGATTTAGAGTCTATAGATTTTTGGGATGGATTGCCTCAAAATGATAAAGACATAGCTTTTGAGCTTTATAATACACCATGTCAGGTTAATAAGACTGTTGTGGTTTGTCATAGTGAGCCAGGTGCTTGGTACCCGCCATTGTTTCAGACACTTCCTTGTCCGCCAGTTGGGTATAAGCAATTTCTGTCTGTAATCGGTAGGACTATGTTCGAAACTGATAGGGTGAATGCTGGACATGTTAAGAGATGTAATAAAATGGATCATGTTTGGGTTCCTACTGATTTTCATGTGTCTACGTTTGTGAAAAGTGGGGTTGATCCTTCTAAGGTTGTGAAAATCGTGCAGCCTATCGATGTTGAGTTTTTTAATCCGATCAAGTATCATCCGTTAGCTCTTAAATCTGTGGGAAACCTGGTTTTAGGTTCTAAAAAGGTGGATTCTGACAAGCCTTTTGTGTTTTTGAGTGTTTTTAAATGGGAATATAGGAAAGGATGGGATGTTTTGTTAAGAGCATACTTGAAGGAATTCTCAAAGGCTGATGATGTTGCATTGTACTTGTTAACGAATCCTTACCATTCCGATAGAAACTTCGGTAATAAGATTGTGGATTTCGTGGAAGACTCCGATTTAGAGAAACCTAGAAAGGGTTGGGCTCCGATTTACGTTATCGACACGCACATAGCTCAGATTGACTTGCCGAGGTTATACAAGGCAGCCGATGCATTCGTACTTCCGTCGAGAGGGGAAGGTTGGGGAAGGCCACTAGTGGAAGCAATGGCGATGGCTTTGCCAGTCATCACGACAAACTGGTCTGGACCCACGGAGTACTTAACCGAGGAGAATAGCTATCCTTTGTTTGTGGATACAATGAGTGAAGTAAAGGAAGGCCCTTTTGAAGGCCACTTATGGGCTGAACCTTCTTCCGAGAAGCTTCAAGTTTTGATGAGAGATGTTATGAGCAATGTCCAGAAAGCTAAAGCGAAAGGGAAAAAAGCAAGGGAGGATATGATTAGGAAGTTTTCCCCGGAGATTGTTGCGAAGATTGTTACTGATAATATACACAATATAATAGACAGCGCTACAAGATAG
- the LOC139881192 gene encoding putative F-box protein At5g55150 codes for MDAWADIPTDILLCIFERLIHLRGLHCGKIQIPPNAPWLMLSEENKHGHPTSNQKLRTFFNLGDDAKSTLDLYLPETVGIPAFGNPGDKAWTDVKAPSKWYSDIVLYKNKFFAASFSDVYSCNYDHNIMNIVATPIAKIPHKLFSEYPKKYLVESDGELLLVGRSFGGAYHGDYTREVPYTTMGFKVSSIRKMKNRITNEDKYIFKQVAMLPNRALFVGGGASFSLRATSLNGCRSSCIYFTDDSIE; via the exons ATGGACGCATGGGCTGATATTCCTACCGATATCTTGTTGTGCATATTTGAACGATTGATTCATCTAAGGGGACTTCATTGTG GAAAGATTCAAATACCTCCAAATGCTCCGTGGCTCATGCTTTCTGAGGAAAATAAACACGGACATCCAACTAGCAATCAAAAATTGCGTACTTTCTTCAATTTGGGCGATGATGCTAAAAGTACACTCGACCTTTATTTGCCGGAGACAGTAG GAATTCCTGCTTTTGGTAATCCGGGAGACAAAGCATGGACTGATGTCAAGGCCCCTTCTAAATGGTATTCCGACATTGTTTTGTACAAAAACAAATTTTTTGCTGCATCTTTCTCCGATGTGTATTCTTGTAATTATGATCACAATATTATGAATATTGTTGCAACTCCTATAGCAAAAATTCCACACAAATTATTTAGTGAGTATCCTAAAAAGTATCTTGTCGAATCTGATGGGGAGTTGCTTCTAGTCGGCCGTTCTTTCGGAGGTGCTTACCACGGTGATTACACAAGAGAAGTACCATACACGACGATGGGTTTTAAAGTCTCGAGTATAAGAAAGATGAAAAATCGAATCACCAACGAGGACAAATACATATTCAAACAAGTCGCAATGTTACCAAATCGAGCATTGTTTGTAGGTGGAGGCGCTTCTTTCTCTCTACGTGCCACGAGCTTGAATGGATGTCGTAGTAGTTGTATCTATTTTACAGACGACTCTATAGAATAA
- the LOC139881198 gene encoding vacuolar protein sorting-associated protein 60.1-like, producing MRRVFGVKKDKEPPPSIQDASDRITKRGDTVEEKIRKLDVELNRYKEQIKKTRPGPAQEAVKARAMRVLKQKRMYEGQRDMLYNQTFNLDQVAFASEGIKDAQQTMSALKSANKELKGMMKTVKINDIDNLQDEMMDLMDVSNEIQETLGRSYSVPDDIDEEDLMGELDDLEADMGTETESEGMPSYLQPDRESDLDSELNLPSAPNTAPAGRANAQAQDEFGLPAVPRSSLRN from the exons ATGAGGAGAGTGTTTGGTGTTAAGAAGGACAAAGAGCCTCCTCCGTCAATTCAAGATGCCTCCGATAGG ATCACTAAAAGAGGCGATACAGTTGAAGAGAAGATTAGAAAGCTTGATGTTGAGCTTAACAGATACAAAGAACAGATAAAAAAGACACGACCTGGTCCTGCTCAAGAAGCTGTTAAAGCCCGAGCCATGAGGGTTCTTAAGCAAAAGAGAAT GTATGAAGGGCAACGTGACATGCTCTACAATCAGACATTTAACCTTGATCAAGTGGCGTTTGCTTCAGAGGGTATTAAAGATGCCCAACAAACC ATGTCAGCATTGAAATCTGCCAACAAGGAGTTGAAAGGAATGATGAAAACAGTGAAGATCAATGACATTGAT AACTTACAAGATGAGATGATGGACCTGATGGATGTGAGTAATGAAATTCAAGAGACTCTAGGTAGAAGCTATAGCGTGCCAGATGACATTGATGAAGAAGACCTAATGGGTG aaCTTGATGATCTGGAAGCTGACATGGGAACAGAAACTGAATCTGAGGGGATGCCATCTTATCTCCAACCTGACAGGGAATCTGATTTGGATTCAGAACTGAATTTGCCTTCTGCTCCCAACACAGCTCCGGCTGGCCGAGCCAACGCCCAG GCTCAAGACGAATTCGGCTTGCCTGCTGTCCCTCGGTCATCCCTTCGCAATTAG
- the LOC139881196 gene encoding exocyst complex component EXO70A1-like, whose translation MVGVAIVGNDSLSDKAAMMREALQKSQNITDNVVTILGSFDHRLSALETAMRPTQIRTHAIRKAHENIDKTLKAAEVILAQFDNLHKAESKTLKGPNEDLESYLEAIDQLRSTIRFFNNKKGLKSSETVLSQANSLLAEAISKLENEFKQLLSSYSKPMEPDRLFECLPNSMRPSSGENGDAGGKTHSEHHNDSVDTATTFVVPTLIPPRVLPLLHDLALQMVQTAHQQQLLEIYRDTRSPVLEESLRKLGVEKLSKEDVQKMQWEVLEAKIGNWIHFMRIAVKLLFAGEKKVCDEIFEGLDSLRDQCFAAVTKSSVSVLLSFGDAIAKSKRSPEKLFVLLDMYEIMRELHSDIETIFISKACSDIRDSALGLTKHLALTAQETFGDFEEAVEKDATKTAVLDGTVHPLTSYVINYVKFLFDYQSTLKQLFQEFEKGDDNAQLASVTMRIMQALQTNLDGKSKQYKDQALTHLFLMNNIHYMVRSVRRSEAKDLLGDDWVQRHRRIVQQHANQYKRTAWQKILQSLTVQGLTSSGGSSGATGDGGSGSSGVSRALVKDRFKIFNVQFEELHQRQSQWTVPDTELRESLRLAVAEVLLPAYRSFVKRFGPLVETGKNSQKYIRYSAEDLERMLGEFFEGNTLNEPRR comes from the exons ATGGTGGGTGTAGCAATAGTGGGCAATGATTCGTTGAGTGACAAAGCAGCTATGATGAGAGAAGCTCTGCAAAAGAGCCAGAACATCACTGATAATGTTGTAACCATTCTTGGTTCCTTCGATCATCGTCTATCTGCACTTGAAACCGCCATGAGACCTACTCAG ATTAGAACTCATGCCATAAGAAAAGCACATGAAAATATTGACAAGACTTTGAAGGCTGCCGAGGTTATACTAGCGCAATTCGACAACTTACATAAG GCTGAGTCTAAAACACTTAAAGGCCCAAATGAGGACCTGGAAAGTTATCTGGAAGCTATTGATCAATTGAGAAGCACTATTCGGTTTTTCAATAATAAAAAGGGCTTAAAAAGTAGTGAGACTGTACTCAGCCAAGCTAACAGTTTGCTTGCAGAAGCTATTTCAAAACTGGAGAATGAATTTAAGCAGCTCTTGTCATCGTACAG CAAACCCATGGAACCCGATCGTCTCTTTGAATGCCTACCAAACTCGATGCGACCGTCTTCAGGTGAAAATGGAGATGCTGGTGGAAAGACCCACTCGGAGCACCATAATGACAGTGTAGACACTGCTACTACATTCGTAGTGCCCACACTCATACCCCCGCGGGTTCTGCCGTTACTGCATGATTTAGCCTTGCAAATGGTTCAAACTGCCCACCAGCAGCAGCTACTTGAAATTTACAG GGACACCCGTTCTCCAGTCTTGGAAGAAAGCCTCCGGAAATTGGGAGTGGAAAAACTTAGTAAAGAGGATGTTCAGAAGATGCAGTGGGAGGTTTTGGAGGCTAAGATTGGGAATTGGATTCATTTTATGCGTATAGCT GTCAAATTGCTCTTTGCCGGAGAAAAGAAAGTCTGTGATGAGATATTTGAAGGTCTTGATTCACTGAGGGATCAATGTTTTGCCGCTGTTACCAAAAGCAGTGTCTCAGTGCTACTTAGTTTTGGGGACGCAATTGCCAAAAGCAAGAGGTCCCCTGAGAAATTATTTGTGCTTTTAGACATGTACGAGATTATGAGAGAGCTTCATTCAGAT ATTGAGACGATTTTCATAAGTAAAGCATGTTCTGATATTAGAGATTCTGCTTTGGGTTTGACAAAACATCTGGCCCTGACAGCTCAGGAGACTTTTGGTGATTTTGAGGAAGCAGTTGAAAAGGATGCAACCAAAACTGCTGTTTTGGATGGAACTGTGCACCCCTTGACCAGCTATGTAATTAACTATGTCAAGTTTTTGTTTGA CTACCAATCAACGCTGAAGCAACTTTTCCAGGAGTTTGAAAAAGGCGATGACAATGCACAATTGGCTTCAGTAACCATGCGAATAATGCAGGCTCTACAAACCAATTTGGATGGCAAGTCTAAACAGTATAAAGACCAAGCTTTGACCCATTTATTTCTCATGAACAACATTCACTATATGGTCAGATCTGTACGAAG GTCTGAAGCGAAGGATTTATTAGGCGATGATTGGGTCCAAAGACATAGAAGGATTGTCCAGCAACATGCAAACCAATACAAAAGGACTGCTTGGCAAAAG ATCCTACAATCCCTCACAGTTCAAGGGCTTACGTCATCAGGAGGTAGTAGTGGAGCAACTGGTGATGGAGGAAGTGGTAGTAGTGGCGTTTCAAGAGCATTAGTTAAAGACAG ATTTAAGATATTCAATGTGCAATTTGAGGAACTTCATCAAAGACAGTCACAGTGGACAGTTCCCGACACCGAGTTGCGAGAGTCTTTGAGGCTTGCAGTTGCTGAAGTCTTGTTGCCTGCTTACAGATCCTTTGTAAAACGTTTCGG GCCTTTAGTTGAAACTGGGAAGAACTCCCAAAAGTACATTCGATACTCCGCAGAGGATCTTGAAAGAATGTTGGGTGAATTCTTTGAGGGAAATACTTTGAACGAACCCAGACGGTAA
- the LOC139881194 gene encoding transcription repressor OFP13-like: protein MGKKNLKLPTLFKNREWSSCNNPKTSSFRFDDDNSVYFDPPCSSRFTNTSSSSSCYDSSSLSTDHQPDEYFDSDDQSLEMVVRGVITNSKNYERLFFEPGGDTKSILKESNNYSTGYVNDDEIVPFKEESVILAMESEDPYWDFRESMEEMVESHGMTLIRDWERLEELLSWYLNVNGKKNHGFIIGAFVDLILNLTCYSSALSSSMSSSSSP from the exons ATGGGAAAGAAGAATTTGAAGCTCCCTACTCTGTTCAAGAACAGAGAATGGTCATCCTGCAATAATCCTAAAACGTCATCGTTTCGTTTCGACGACGATAATTCAGTCTACTTTGATCCACCGTGCTCTTCTAGGTTCACAAACAcgtcatcttcatcatcatgtTATGATTCTTCAAGCTTATCCACGGATCACCAGCCAGATGAATATTTCGATAGCGATGATCAGTCATTGGAGATGGTGGTTCGTGGAGTAATTACTAACTCGAAAAATTACGAAAGGCTCTTCTTCGAACCTGGCGGCGACACAAAATCAATCCTTAAAGAATCTAATAATTATAGTACTGGTTATGTAAATGATGATGAGATTGTTCCTTTCAAGGAGGAGAGTGTGATTTTGGCCATGGAGTCGGAAGATCCGTATTGGGATTTCAGGGAATCAATGGAGGAAATGGTGGAGAGTCATGGAATGACGTTAATAAGAGATTGGGAGCGTTTGGAAGAGTTGTTGAGTTGGTATTTGAACGTTAATGGAAAGAAGAATCATGGTTTTATTATTGGAGCATTTGTTGATTTGATTCTAAATCTC ACTTGCTATTCATCAGCTTTGTCTTCATCAATGTCTAGTTCATCATCTCCTTAA